In Labrus mixtus chromosome 11, fLabMix1.1, whole genome shotgun sequence, a single window of DNA contains:
- the LOC132983282 gene encoding uncharacterized protein LOC132983282: protein MKRLLFVVLSLLLSLQRARGINRNCKPVTSTFCQGLGYSTTASPTGATGYSLQQIGQMVETACSPHIAILMCRVAVPECGSEDVNRMKPCRALCQKVKTDCESTFKTRRLTWPMRLRCESLPENDCVQGQVSQAAPEAPAAAAAATCETITVPLCKDLPYTETIMPNVIGHKSQEEAGLEMQQFSSLVRVGCSPQLKPFLCSLFAPECEAGGARPPCRTLCEQARSGCESLMNKFDFQWPESFQCDKFTTESCERRPAFVLPTIPTGVCQKISVPLCIGLPYTETVLPNLLGHVHQRDVDQSIQTFASLVQVECSPHLKPFLCSVFTPECKSGRPQPPCRTLCEQARSSCEPLMNRFGLRWPETLKCERFTTESCEHYGVSSNGGICEPITIPVCQGLSYNLTITPNLLGHASQRDAVMKMSFFNSFVQKLCSVDIRLFVCTVYAPKCVAGEVQKPCRSFCERAKRGCEGLMHSFGVSWPEELQCNAFPEEMCISEDSRPDMLTAEDVVAKLIAAGYSVRGRSLTLRTARLLVTLMDADKSEDLDSVEVFKMEHYVAVVRREYVESYESRNPPSVTQTQLKKALSAREFNIGEETFRTLWRDHRTENGIEYDDFVAVITKLQILTERFESQLLNLPCDCKVASFSFRQFIRSAIF, encoded by the exons ATGAAGCGTTTACTTTTCGTGGTTTTGAGTTTGCTGCTGTCTCTTCAGCGTGCTCGTGGAATAAATAGGAACTGCAAACCAGTGACGTCCACCTTTTGTCAAGGTTTAGGATACTCCACTACGGCCAGTCCGACCGGAGCTACGGGCTACAGCCTGCAGCAGATCGGTCAGATGGTGGAGACGGCGTGTTCTCCACACATCGCCATCCTCATGTGTCGCGTCGCAGTGCCTGAATGCGGCTCGGAGGACGTCAACCGGATGAAACCGTGCCGAGCTCTCTGTCAGAAGGTCAAGACCGACTGTGAGTCGACCTTCAAAACCAGGAGGTTGACCTGGCCAATGAGGCTGCGCTGTGAGTCTTTACCTGAGAATGACTGTGTCCAG GGTCAAGTGAGCCAAGCTGCTCCAgaagctcctgctgctgctgctgctgcaacatgTGAGACGATAACCGTCCCTCTCTGCAAAGACCTTCCCTACACAGAGACGATCATGCCCAACGTTATTGGCCACAAAAGTCAAGAGGAAGCCGGCCTGGAGATGCAACAGTTTTCATCCCTGGTGAGGGTGGGCTGCTCCCCTCAGCTAAAGCCTTTCCTGTGCTCCCTCTTCGCTCCTGAATGTGAGGCTGGAGGAGCTCGACCTCCCTGTAGGACACTCTGTGAGCAGGCACGCTCCGGCTGCGAATCTCTGATGAACAAATTTGATTTCCAGTGGCCTGAATCTTTCCAGTGTGACAAGTTTACCACTGAATCCTGTGAACGA AGACCAGCCTTCGTTTTGCCAACAATACCCACTGGAGTGTGTCAGAAAATCTCCGTCCCCCTCTGCATCGGCCTACCTTACACCGAGACCGTCCTGCCAAACCTTCTCGGCCACGTACATCAGAGGGACGTAGACCAGTCGATACAAACCTTTGCATCGCTTGTACAGGTGGAGTGCTCCCCCCATCTGAAGCCGTTCTTGTGCTCCGTTTTCACCCCCGAGTGCAAGTCAGGAAGACCTCAGCCTCCCTGCAGGACGCTCTGTGAGCAGGCACGCTCCAGCTGCGAACCTCTGATGAACAGGTTCGGATTAAGGTGGCCCGAAACCCTCAAGTGTGAAAGATTTACAACCGAGTCCTGTGAACAT TACGGAGTCAGCAGCAACGGGGGAATCTGTGAGCCCATCACCATCccggtgtgtcagggcctgtCCTACAACCTGACCATCACTCCAAACCTCCTGGGACACGCCAGCCAAAGAGATGCAGTGATGAAGATGTCTTTCTTCAACTCCTTTGTGCAGAAACTGTGCTCAGTGGACATCCGCCTCTTTGTGTGTACGGTGTACGCCCCCAAGTGTGTGGCGGGGGAAGTGCAGAAGCCCTGCAGGTCCTTCTGTGAGAGAGCCAAACGAGGCTGCGAGGGTTTGATGCACAGCTTTGGTGTTTCCTGGCCAGAGGAGCTGCAGTGTAACGCATTCCCAGAGGAGATGTGCATATCA gAGGACAGCAGGCCCGAC ATGCTGACTGCTGAGGATGTTGTTGCTAAACTGATTGCTGCTGGATATTCTGTCCGTGGCCGAT CCCTGACTCTGAGGACGGCTCGCCTCCTGGTGACTCTCATGGAT GCAGATAAAAGTGAAGACCTGGATTCAGTGGAGGTTTTCAAAATGGAGCACTATGTGGCTGTGGTCAGGAGGGAGTATGTGGAGAGCTACGAGAGTAGGAATCCTCCGTCTGTCACTCAAACCCAGCTGAAGAAAGCTCTGTCTGCCCGCG AGTTTAACATCGGCGAAGAAACCTTCAGGACTCTGTGGCGCGACCATCGAACTGAAAACGGGATCGAATACGACGACTTTGTGGCAGTCATCACAAAACTTCAGATCCTCACAG AACGCTTCGAGTCACAACTTCTCAATCTGCCGTGTGACTGCAAGGTGGCCAGCTTCTCCTTCAGACAG TTCATCAGATCAGCCATCTTCTGA